In Vespa velutina chromosome 1, iVesVel2.1, whole genome shotgun sequence, the following proteins share a genomic window:
- the LOC124952292 gene encoding nucleolar pre-ribosomal-associated protein 1: MSPVTIEIMSAIEIISASDGRKKRKRNRSSIINGVENERVNGVDETNSKDTIIQNENSIERPKKKRRKLSKIHTNDITEKNDKTSIEIKENENEISDEKVVKIKTKGLSGKYFRKAFTSPNGFDELKTFVTICTENKKKDLASEYLLAGGNILEVLRLLDNSDNKNISKAATVFTAINILIMKILANFPQNLPSAEEACRHLINSHLSSVYSMLSTQSNAKQHKVVLKLLTAIVSLGGTLPRELVAHLSFQPKVIESLLQHAKPSDPENVRTCYIHFILAFLIEGNITVIKSLLDKRDVLTSIFPGLIYDKPEIINLVLASIKKYILENPGISKTLKLYVFCTPIVQSLVSLYNWKGPNNWSKGKRNKTVTKDVPAEEKELVTNIVHNFLITLLTSHRHGIIFHDRTIGTSRDKHNNQLINTVLQSLDRHWEHVKPSDLVVKIMAACPSLIRSQLSYLESYLEPRVSKKWISVITFVKQIIETVDMDMCLKTCSPELNISQLTNAIGSLCVPSLLIKAAIIPSLNHSSIIVRHEAMELFLSMINQMKKYLLATKSYNMNIFEVKNSVMDYIMKTVPNLNTILKVWTDAFITTTDVNNLQEDNCLSEPSKQNHFSTILNVLHTYNDICPELLDITLDIQPNLLFSGLNNLYDVDNDELIILRIKAIQFLLALDSSEFAPSKTTFVETFLFLSLLLNENSSIISSYAKTTIKTLLNVTGIFEGCHEQMDIWINGLCNVHNSVDKAEVVNWLIKLIKTTNKHMDKYVNMIITAEEAANSAEVINANTLKNILYELYTIEDRKEKDKNIKKLYMQSATSISPILCCAIHKLKMASTSVLLQYISYILVHTLHYQVNPEPLIYLITDIQDLQAEKYLLSWCSNSNPISIPKIFSSMNIMHKLSKALMKNSTIKLNKLFTGDIKLIFKYENEEVAINHSLSTYEIIVLQKMITFYFTHDIRKNDLNEVKFNNYKRVIICLLNIANTIMIEDNSTFVQNFVKTIFSHPVILQYFSFYRDESAIGSTIINLIVDICQIVIDEYKLSIIDLLTPYKNKAIIQIEKVVHESHVQYISSYKNIIMLLEQLQLTAEDIVDLLIKLSKVEKNMFMLKDTSSLSICGYIFPKLLQLLCNEKIRSVHSEVSKLDTHFIKKAFSYLTFLRQHHVSDINLWETALREYLYYFPHNIAAIDTNVFKSILKKNIEDTNAQLISFLLSRNVTFLPSFIQYALKYENMKENTYLLSIIENNLKYEWKEDLIKKLSDSYKDEILHYISHPTESKKWIEENTNVICYIIDNSFDLETCKNICYTVLQIGDQLNMVHTCYIHLLKSLYYKYALLEEDDIQVIMNFVQILFHIITLTLKKECKNIEKLTLLCEKLNSTINHLKEKKNDFIFEDLCRNHSWPQFIRFSLKLGFSLTKDNKTYLPILKTLCTLCDVICKDDSNNDYAKTIFEMMTSHSEFVNTMLKSSVIKKDVIQLLWILIQKNKSVMISSHIPLYLAAYGATLSETDQLILLILQYYERNNIKINEYRPYLWGNAAAIHYSVKGDVSTALWRQPSTFEVLALFEKEMVENTVKYYPINRSLQSSELYNAGDIYDPAFYLPLLCYLLSDNNIVPCYKITQSGALALILMACSSNHSEVRMAAYTVISRYYFHLESSSFKEKVLWMRLIDSLRNGILSTEINLHDMHIICLVSTFLARTSIIATQPLNPLYLPLHNFLMAKPALDLNTIPELLQLFHSSDVHHKEHRHWILETIRDGIKTERDVEIACKCMLYKMLLDFFTCLLSDIKTKKLILEVIESSTKIPKSCRLLIRGYGLLSWLTETVIRLENCDPQYVTLLINIVSNILKALLWVKQEYDSYKVLLLKILLSLKTRLTIGISIFSFEQYLTLLQKLLVSKDLNNIVSKEDMKDIVNFSKHFIGKIDEYENMLDHGCEYVNKTEISNMMNELEATRTSMRSLVWTWCKYRVR, encoded by the exons atgtcACCAGTGACTATTGAGATAATGAGTgctatagaaataataagtgCTAGTGATggacgaaagaaacgaaaaaggaatagaTCTTCTATTATAAATGGTGTAGAAAATGAACGAGTAAATGGTGTTGATGAAACAAATTCAAAAGACACTATTATTCAGAATGAAAACTCTATTGAACGacctaaaaagaaaagacgtaaACTTTCAAAAATACATACGAATGATATAActgaaaagaacgataaaacttctattgaaattaaagaaaacgagaatgaAATTTCTGATGAAAAAGTTGTTAAAATTAAGACAAAAGGACTATCTGGGAAATATTTTAGGAAAGCTTTTACTTCTCCCAATGGTTTTGATgaattaaaaacatttgtaACTATATgtacagaaaataaaaaaaaagatttggcTTCTGAATATTTACTTGCTGGTGGAAATATTCTTGAAGTATTGCGATTGTTAGATAACTCtgataacaagaatataagcAAAGCTGCTACAGTGTTTAcagcaataaatattttgattatgaAGATTCTGGCAAATTTTCCTCAGAATCTACCAAGTGCAGAAGAGGCATGtcgtcatttaattaattcacatTTGTCTTCTGTATATTCGATGCTGTCTACTCAAAGTAATGCTAAACAGCATAAAGTAGTTTTGAAATTGCTTACAGCAATTGTATCCTTAGGTGGAACTCTTCCTAGAGAGCTGGTAGctcatttatcttttcaacCTAAAGTCATAGAATCTCTTTTACAACATGCAAAACCATCAGATCCAGAAAATGTAAGAACATGTTACATTCACTTCATTCTTGCATTTTTAATAGAAGGaaatattacagttattaaatcgttattaGATAAACGAGATGTACTTACTAGCATTTTTCCTGGATTGATTTATGATAAAccagaaattattaatttagtattggctagtataaaaaaatatattttagaaaaccCCGGTATTagtaaaacattaaaattgtatGTTTTTTGTACACCTATCGTTCAAAGTTTGGTTTCCCTTTATAATTGGAAAGGACCAAATAACTGGTCTAAGGGAAAACGTAATAAAACTGTTACAAAAGATGTCCctgcagaagaaaaagagcttGTTACTAATATAGTACATAATTTTCTAATCACTTTGCTCACATCTCATCGACATGGTATAATTTTTCATGATCGTACCATTGGTACTTCACGTGACAAACATAATAATCAATTGATAAATACTGTTCTTCAGAGCTTAGATCGCCATTGGGAACATGTAAAACCATCAGATTTAGTTGTAAAGATAATGGCTGCTTGTCCAAGTCTGATACGATCACAATTAAGCTATTTAGAATCTTATTTAGAACCTAGAGTATCTAAAAAGTGGATTTCTGTTATAACATTTGTTAAACAGATAATTGAAACAGTAGATATGGACATGTGTTTGAAAACATGTTCCCctgaattaaatatatctcaaTTGACCAATGCCATAGGATCATTATGTGTGCcgtcattattaataaaagcTGCAATTATACCATCTTTAAATCATTCTAGTATTATTGTACGGCATGAAGCtatggaattatttttaagtatGATAAATCagatgaagaaatatttattagctacaaaatcgtataatatgaatatatttgaagTAAAAAATAGTGTGATGGATTACATCATGAAGACTGTACCTAATTTAAACacaatattaaaagtatgGACAGATGCTTTTATTACAACTACAgatgtaaataatttacaagaaGATAATTGTTTATCTGAGCCATCTAAACAAAACcatttttctacaattttaaatgtacttcatacatataatgatatatgtcCAGAACTTTTGGATATAACATTGGATATACAACCCAATTTATTGTTTTCtggattaaataatttatatgatgtGGATAatgatgaattaattattttaaggaTTAAAGCAATACAGTTTTTGCTTGCCTTAGATTCATCTGAATTTGCACCATCTAAAACGACATTTgtagaaacatttttatttttaagtcttcttctaaatgaaaattcatCTATAATTTCTTCATATGCAAAAACAACTATCAAAACGTTATTAAATGTAACAGGAATATTTGAAGGATGTCATGAACAAATGGATATATGGATTAATGGTTTATGCAATGTACATAATTCTGTGGACAAAGCAGAGGTAGTAAATTGGCTTATAAAGCTCATTAAAACTACTAATAAACATATGGATAAGTatgtaaatatgataataacggcagAAGAAGCTGCTAATTCCGCTGAGGTAATAAATGCtaatacattgaaaaatatattatacgaacTTTATACTatcgaagatagaaaagaaaaggacaagaatattaaaaagttgTATATGCAATCAGCTACATCTATTTCACCTATTTTATGTTGTGcaattcataaattaaaaatggctTCTACTTCTGtcttattacaatatatttcttatatattagtaCATACACTACATTATCAAGTTAATCCAGAacctttaatatatttgattacgGATATTCAAGATTTACAagcagaaaaatatttacttagtTGGTGTTCCAATAGTAATCCTATAAGTAtaccaaaaatattttcatctatGAATATTATGCACAAATTAAGTAAagcattaatgaaaaattctacAATAAAATTGAACAAACTGTTCACCggagatattaaattaatttttaaatatgaaaatgaagaagtagCAATAAATCATTCCTTATCGACATATGAAATTATAGTACTGCAAAAAatgattacattttatttcacacatgatattcgtaaaaatgatttaaatgaagttaaatttaataattataaaagagtcataatatgtttattaaatatagcAAATACCATTATGATTGAAGATAATTCTACATTTGtacaaaattttgtaaaaacaatttttagtCATCCGGTAATTTTacaatacttttctttctatcgtgaTGAGAGCGCTATTGGaagtacaataataaatttaattgttgaTATTTGTCAAATAGTAATTGATGAATATAAGTTGTCTATAATTGATTTACTTACGCCATATAAAAACAAGGCTATAATACAAATTGAGAAAGTAGTACATGAAAGTCATGTTCAATATATTTcctcatataaaaatattattatgttattggAACAATTGCAACTTACTGCAGAAGATATTGTAGATTTGCTTATTAAATTGTCaaaagtggaaaaaaatatgtttatgttAAAAGACACGTCTAGTTTATCAATATGTGGATACATTTTTCCAAAATTATTGCAACTTCTATGCAATGAAAAAATCAGATCTGTTCATTCTGAAGTATCAAAATTAGATACACACTTTATTAAGAAAGCATTTTCATATTTGACCTTTTTGAGACAACATCATGTATCAGATATTAATCTATGGGAAACGGCTTTACgagaatatctatattatttcccTCATAATATTGCTGCTATTGATACAA atgtatttaaatcaattttgaaaaaaaacattgaagaTACAAATGCACAATTGATCTCATTTTTACTCAGCAGAAATGTAACATTTTTACCTTCATTTATACAATATGCacttaaatatgaaaatatgaaagaaaatacatactTACTatctataatagaaaataatttgaaatatgaatggaaagaagatttaataaaaaaattaagtgATTCTTATAAGgatgaaatattacattatatatcacATCCCACAGAATCTAAAAAGTggatagaagaaaatacaaatgttatttgttatataattgaCAATTCATTTG atTTAGAaacatgtaaaaatatatgctATACTGTTCTACAAATTGGTGATCAATTAAACATGGTTCATACATGTTATATACACCTACTGAAaagtttatattacaaatatgcACTTTTAGAGGAAGATGATATTCaagtaataatgaattttgttcaaatactttttcacataattacattaacattaaaaaaggaatgtaaaaatatagagAAGCTAACACTTTTATGTGAAAAACTGAATAGTACAATCaatcatttaaaagaaaaaaagaatgattttatatttgaagatTTATGTAGAAATCATTCTTGGCCTCAATTTATCCGTTTTTCGCTGAAGTTAGGATTCTCATTAACGAAGGATAACAAAACATATCTACCAATATTAAAAACTCTATGCACATTATGTGATGTGATATGTAAAGATGACAGCAATAACGATTATGCTAAGACGATATTTGAAATGATGACTTCTCATTCCGAATTTGTTAATACCATGTTAAAATCTtctgtaataaaaa aaGATGTAATACAGTTGCTATGGATTCTCATTCAGAAAAACAAGTCTGTAATGATATCATCACATATACCACTTTATTTAGCAGCTTATGGTGCTACCCTTTCTGAAACAGATCAACTTATTTTGCtt aTACTGCAATATTATgaacgtaataatattaaaattaacgaataCCGTCCATATTTGTGGGGCAATGCAGCGGCAATACATTATAGTGTCAAAGGTGATGTAAGCACTGCACTTTGGAGGCAACCTTCTACTTTTGAAGTATTAGCATTatttgagaaagaaatggtCGAAAATACTGTCAAATATTATCCAATAAATAGATCATTACAG AGTAGTGAACTGTATAATGCAGGTGATATTTATGACCCAGCATTCTACTTACCTTTATTGTGTTACTTACTATcggataataatatcgtaccATGCTATAAAATAACACAGAGCGGAGCTTTGGCTCTTATCTTAATGGCATGTAGTAGCAATCATAGCGAAGTTCGTATGGCGGCATATACTGTTATTtcaagatattattttcatcttgaATCATCAAG tttcaaagaaaaagttcTTTGGATGCGACTTATCGATTCCTTACGTAACGGAATATTATCAACAGAAATTAATTTGCATGATATGCATATAATTTGTTTAGTATCTACATTTTTAGCCAGAACATCTATAATAGCTACTCAACCATTAAATCCCCTTTATTTGCCActtcataattttcttatggCCAAGCCAGCATTAGACTTAAACACAATACCggaattattacaattatttcataGTTCTGATGTTCATCATAAGGAACACCGACATTGGATTTTAGAAACTATTCGTGATGGTATCAAAACGGAAAGGGATGTAGAGATTGCATGTAAATGCATGCTATACAAGAtgttattagatttttttacTTGCTTGTTATCAGATATAAAAACGaag AAACTCATATTAGAAGTAATCGAATCGAGCACGAAAATTCCTAAATCATGTCGTTTACTTATACGAGGATACGGATTACTTTCTTGGTTGACAGAAACCGTAATACGATTGGAAAATTGTGATCCTCAATACGTAActcttttaattaacattgtcTCTAATATTTTGAAAGCCCTATTATGGGTCAAGCAAGAATATGATTCTTATAAAGTTTTGTTATTAAAGATTCTCTTATCTTTGAAAACACGTTTGACTATAGGGATAAGTATATTCTCATTCGAGCAATATCTTActcttttacaaaaattacttGTATCAAaggatttaaataatattgtaagtaAAGAGGATATGAAAGATATCGTGAATTTTTCTAAACATTTTATTGGGAAAATAGATGAATACGAAAATATGCTAGATCATGGTTGTGAATACGTTAATAAGacagaaatttcaaatatgatGAATGAATTAGAAGCAACGCGAACAAGTATGCGATCGTTGGTTTGGACATGGTGTAAATACAGAGTGAGATGA
- the LOC124957380 gene encoding uncharacterized protein LOC124957380, with translation MDNQMENAQRNRDRRLRGLRSRSNAISPIEKFENLHQTWRLIRDLENYGPGGLIHLVALAYVTGAVIRIWNSQHKLQRTVGEENDGIPIDVEFHLRNKDNTGHWTFRGRGQPKDVHIDLNNCLFSVIAEQTGINATELRQRTIQQLKRNVRLLANYIKEIQWLEQNNRIVLLIGGARYIGTSSVDASKILDDSQNKNCYGSFAKGHPRGHASAPYAAGRFDSAESYSKNGWKSAFLNRDDQDKAAHVALSSPEAQTAMEKLNEGSFSEQVYLNLDNLGTLTKEFNKGIEFVDGRPATSEKYIRQLVLVIRHHENKYNDPNAPVFVHTFYPKLY, from the coding sequence ATGGATAATCAAATGGAAAATGCTCAGAGAAATCGGGATCGTAGGCTGCGAGGATTGCGTTCAAGATCGAACGCAATCTCGCCGATCGAAAAATTTGAGAATCTTCATCAAACGTGGAGATTAATCAGAGATTTGGAAAATTATGGACCAGGTGGTTTGATCCATCTTGTTGCATTAGCTTATGTAACAGGCGCGGTGATAAGAATTTGGAATTCGCAACATAAGTTACAACGAACAGTTGGTGAAGAAAATGATGGAATTCCGATAGACGTAGAATTCcatttaagaaataaagacaATACAGGTCATTGGACCTTTCGGGGTAGAGGTCAACCGAAAGATGTTcatattgatttaaataattgtctTTTTTCTGTAATCGCCGAACAAACCGGTATAAATGCTACCGAATTAAGGCAAAGAACAATAcaacaattaaaaagaaatgtaagatTGTTagcaaattatataaaagagattcaATGGTTAgaacaaaataatagaatagttTTGTTGATTGGTGGCGCTCGATATATCGGTACATCGTCCGTGGACGCATCAAAGATCTTAGATGATTCACAAAATAAGAATTGTTATGGGAGTTTTGCAAAGGGACATCCCAGAGGACATGCTTCAGCCCCCTACGCTGCTGGGAGGTTCGACAGCGCAGAAAGTTATTCCAAAAATGGTTGGAAAAGCGCTTTTCTGAATAGAGATGATCAAGACAAGGCTGCACATGTTGCATTATCTAGTCCTGAAGCTCAAACAGCTATGGAAAAGTTGAACGAAGGTTCGTTCTCCGAACAGGTTTACTTAAATCTAGATAACTTGGGTACTTTGACAAAGGAATTTAATAAAGGCATAGAATTTGTGGATGGTCGTCCTGCCACgtctgaaaaatatatacgccAATTGGTTCTCGTCATACGTCATCATGAGAACAAATATAATGATCCAAACGCGCCCGTTTTCGTGCATACATTTTATCCAAAACTATACTGA